The Triticum dicoccoides isolate Atlit2015 ecotype Zavitan unplaced genomic scaffold, WEW_v2.0 scaffold191183, whole genome shotgun sequence sequence CTGCTGGTGTCCTCGGCGGTCTTCTTGGCCTCGGTGGGGGCGTCATCATGGGGCCACTTTTCTTGGAGCTTGGTATTCCTCCGCAGGTTGAATTTTTTATTTGTTCATGTCAAGAACTTATTGCTTCAATCATGTTTTTTCACTTGCAACCATTTGATGGCATTCTATTTATGTTTTATTTTGCTAAGTAGTGCACATCTACTGCATAAGAGTCTAGTAAATAGTGTGGTTGGCAACGATGCAATTGAGATGGACAATTATGATGACGGTGCCATGGATAATGGTGTAGTTGGTAGAAATGCAATTGACAATGGTGCATTTGATAAAGAAGTAGTTGACAAGGGTGTAGTTGACATCGATGAACATGGCAAGGACACTGATGTGGTGGATAATTATGTAATTCATAGCGATGCAGTTGACAATATGTTTCTGTGGCATAATGTTTATCAAATGTATCACTTGTTTACATCATCTCAGTGTTAATTGCAACACGTGCTTATTGCAACTCATGTGGTCATTTTTTTTCCTTTGTTTACTATAGGACTAGTTAAGAAAATATCAAATGTTTGCTATGGAGTCATGCCCTTTACTTTTCATATATTCATCACATATTTGACATGTATGTATTCCTTAAACTGTTGCAGGTCTCAAGTGCCACAGCCACCTTTGCAATGATGTTTTCATCATCCATAGCCGTCATAGAATACTACCTCCTGAACCGGTTCCCTATACCATATGGTATTGTCTCTTTTTTTGTGATCCTCCTAAGGTAACCGTGTATTACTATTAAAAAAAGTGTCTTTTGTGCAGCTCTCTTTTTCACATGTGTGGCATTCATTGCTGCAATCGTTGGCCAGCTTGTTGCAAGGAAACTGATAAACTGGTTAGGAAGGGCATCATTTATCATCTTTGTATTGTCCTTCATGATCTTCATTGGTGTGATTCCTCTAGGTACCGGTTTCTCTCTTATGAATCCCTTCACTACAACCAACCTCATCACATCGTATCAAGGCCAAAACAACTTTGAATTGCAGGTGGAGTCGGTATCTTAAACATGAAGCACAAGATAGTGCGGCATGAGTACATGGGATTTCATGACATTTGCAAGTTTGATGCATAGGAAGATGCAACTTGCACGCAAGTGACTAGTGTGATGTATGTTCAGTTTGAGTGGATGGAATAGATGCCAAATTAAATCAAAGGGATGGAAGATCAAAAGTTCAGCCACTAGTCCCAACATAGTTTTTTTATCACCCAATGTAATCAATGATTAGATGACGATCGTCCTTTAGTTACTAGAGAATATATATATATCCTACATCCAAACATGCTGATCGTCCTTTCATACTTGACTAACTGAGTACATTCAGACTAAAGAATGACATGTAAAAGGCTTGTCGCACTACTGCCTCTGACACCTTCATGGCAGGCAAGTAACTCTTTAATGAAGGGTCATCAACATGAGCATGTTTTGATTGACGTGATTTTATCACCTTTTCCCA is a genomic window containing:
- the LOC119344893 gene encoding sulfite exporter TauE/SafE family protein 3-like produces the protein LLSYWVSKQIPVSAGVSIYQAVGLVQGKRVISSRANTHTSLKSHLVLICFFGFTAGVLGGLLGLGGGVIMGPLFLELGIPPQVSSATATFAMMFSSSIAVIEYYLLNRFPIPYALFFTCVAFIAAIVGQLVARKLINWLGRASFIIFVLSFMIFIGVIPLGGVGILNMKHKIVRHEYMGFHDICKFDA